The following proteins are encoded in a genomic region of Liolophura sinensis isolate JHLJ2023 chromosome 7, CUHK_Ljap_v2, whole genome shotgun sequence:
- the LOC135471676 gene encoding large ribosomal subunit protein mL64-like, whose amino-acid sequence MFLACARQISTKNKVFLRRISPSLCRPRHLSSNERGEVVDEDVTDIYSLEEVDIDRIRNVSGLSEANRGRMAHARQMPEIKHAFQKTTKYQRKLYAKFGKESGIDAKISWPTLEQLKEIKEEEDEWEPSLQERWAKLKSAKEERQQRTKKREELIEKNMAEMDKWIKQYNKRLDAKKAEAHKQQAKKAKLLEEAREFFGYDVDPRDAKFQEMLEQKELQRKKEAKAKKKQDAAAKLVARIRMMAEESRTGIGQKDTSTESSTLENDLNENLKENKLNSTSISPKTATPEER is encoded by the exons ATGTTCTTGGCTTGTGCACGTCAAATATCGACAAAAAACAAAGTATTTCTACGAAGGATTTCGCCTTCATTGTGTAGACCACGTCATCTTAGTTCAAACGAACGAGGAGAAGTTGTCGATGAAGATGTCACAGACATCTATAGCCTGGAAGAAGTCGATATTGATCGAATTCGTAATGTGTCTGGTTTGTCAGAGGCCAACCGGGGTAGGATGGCCCACGCCAGGCAAATGCCAGAGATAAAGCATGCATTTCAGAAAACGACGAAATACCAAAGAAAACTATATGCCAAGTTTGGCAAAGAGTCTGGGATTGATGCTAAGATCTCGTGGCCCACATTAGAGCAGttaaaagaaataaaggaaGAAGAAGATGAATGGGAGCCAAGTTTGCAAGAACGGTGGGCGAAGTTAAAATCTGCGAAGGAGGAAAGGCAACAGCGAACAAAGAAAAG AGAGGAGCTTATTGAGAAAAACATGGCTGAAATGGATAAATGGATTAAACAGTATAACAAGAGACTTGATGCCAAGAAAGCTGAAGCTCATAAACAACAGGCAAAGAAAGCCAAACTGCTTGAAGAAGCCAGAGAGTTCTTTGGCTATGATGTGGATCCCAGAGATGCTAAGTTCCAGGAAATGCTGGAGCAGAAGGAACTGCAGCGCAAGAAGGAGGCAAAAGCTAAGAAGAAACAAGATGCTGCTGCAAAACTTGTGGCTCGAATCAGGATGATGGCAGAGGAGTCCCGTACGGGAATTGGCCAGAAAGACACTTCAACTGAGTCGTCAACACtggaaaatgatttaaatgaaaatttaaaagagAACAAATTGAACTCTACTTCAATAAGTCCAAAGACTGCAACACCTGAAGAAAGGTGA